The Pungitius pungitius chromosome 14, fPunPun2.1, whole genome shotgun sequence genome contains the following window.
CTGGAGATTGAGAACACTGTTCTCACTCACCAACCTGATGCACTTTGTGTCTTGGCTCCAAGCAACAATTTGACAGCCAGTCGTTCCGTCAGTGAAGCAGGAGCTGATTTTGCCAAGCTCATGACCAGTGTGACCAAACGCTTTCCTAATGtacgtgtttttttgtgttttgtaattatAAATCTTTTGGTATGACCTGCAATAATTTGTCATTACTGAATGTAATTCATAATATTACGTACATCTTTGTTCATGTAGGTGTTTGTCCTGGACTTTCCCCCACGCCTCAACTGTGAGGTGAAAGACCAGGACCTGTTGCGACAGGAATTCCGTGATGTCACTGCACGGATGAGTAAGTTTATTAAAGATTGTAGATTACATACACTGTAATGGATATATGGTTATTGCTTTTTAGGCAGATACATAATGTACAGTTTAAGTAAcctttaatttccttttctctttctcaggtGTGAAGTACTGTTCCATTGCAGAGTACTTTCCACTCCAAGACCGTAAACTTTGGGTCAGAGACGGCGTAAGTACATGCTGTTTTGATATTGCACATGGAAAAGTTCTACATACTGTTATGTATTTGATGTTGAATCTACATTCATGTTTTGTATATTcgcttgttattatttattacaggtgCACCTGAGTGATGATGGTGGGATGAAGATCCTGGTGAAGTGGCTGGCGCATCACTCCTATCAAGTAGGCCTTTTCAACAATGCTCTGATGCCACTAAATTATGAATCAATTTTATTTTGCTTAATGTTTGTCTATGTATCTAAAACAAAGTATTATTCTTGTCATTATTAGAAACTTCACCCCCCGCCTGAGCCACAGGTTTCTTtttcacccaaaacagttaactcaagattcaaaatcaaatcattttctcataaaaatagtcagtgcccccaaaatgaaaacttccttctcgattgctgtggctcatctatctctcgaaaaaaacgacattctcaaagccttaaatacatttgccaaaataaccttgatggtttagcaaaacactatggcacacctgcaaaaggtcgtatctctcccaaaacagacaactcatcagtcaaaacaaattccttttctcatacaaatagtcagtgcccctaAAATGAAAAGTTCCtatgtcattgtttaaacactgcaggtcaaaatgtttagatgTTTTTTCAGTATGGCAGTGGACCATAGAAATATCCTCATGTGCACATTTCAATCTTGGCTTAGTCCTTTGACAATGAATGGTTACTGTAgtagatgttttctttccagaaTACTATGTGTATcaaacagaaaaagaggagcCAACAAGGTTTCACATCACATACTGTATTGCACTTACTGTATACTGCCATGGAAATTGTTACAGTAATtgcaaaacagaaacagaaaatgtgtacagcaaaaaatactgtaaaaaaaagcacatcaaaaataaaatacagtagGAAAGTAAAGCAAAGCTGGAGTTCATCCTCACTCTCCTGCTCATCCTCGCGCTCACGTCTGTCTGGCCACAGATTTTCATCAACATCGCATCTGATATTCTCCCTTGCTATGCAACGGGGGAAGAATCGCCGTGCATGCCGCAACCATCCCCTGCACTGATCTGCTGTGACATCGACACAAGCAGCATCCATTGCCTGGAGAAGAGACCTCTGTTTTAGAGCCCGATGCTCATACACCCTCCACCGCCATGCAGAAAAAAACTCCTCAATAGGATTGAGAAATGGGGAGTAAGGAGATAGGAGCACCATCAGCATTCTTGGATGGGCAGTGAACCACGCCCTAATGAGTGGGCCACGGTGAAAGCTCACATTGTCCCACACAATAAAATATGTAGGCAAGTGAGGCCCTACCAAACCCCCCTCATGTAGAGGGATAAGATCAGCATGCAGGTGGTCCAAGAACACCAGGAGCTTCTGGGTGTTGTATGGGCAAATACTTGGAATGTGAGTGACTACACCATTTTCTGAAATTgcagcacacacaaagatgttgCCCCCGCGCTGTCCTGGGACATCCAGCGTTGCCCGGTGGCCAGCGACATTCCGGCCACGCCGTCTTCCTTTGGCCAGGTTGAATCCAGCTTCATCAACAAAAATGAGGGTGTGAGGGTTCTCATTCGCCTCCAGCTCCATTATTCTCTAC
Protein-coding sequences here:
- the LOC134104103 gene encoding uncharacterized protein LOC134104103, whose product is MERAFFIRSKTNRDKTYSGDLCRGITQRVNQKGAVAQVGVTLCAHGQSLPSLEDNLVLVLGCSHLRAIADGFVTMPDGILTFGFLSIPGGSAADLKLEIENTVLTHQPDALCVLAPSNNLTASRSVSEAGADFAKLMTSVTKRFPNVFVLDFPPRLNCEVKDQDLLRQEFRDVTARMSVKYCSIAEYFPLQDRKLWVRDGVSTCCFDIAHGKVLHTVMYLMLNLHSCFVYSLVIIYYRCT